The Sphaerospermopsis torques-reginae ITEP-024 genome has a window encoding:
- a CDS encoding alpha-ketoacid dehydrogenase subunit beta: protein MAETLFFNALREAIDEEMSRDSSVFVLGEDVGHYGGSYKVTKDLCKKYGDLRVLDTPIAENSFTGLAVGAAMTGLRPIIEGMNMGFLLLAFNQISNNAGMLRYTSGGNFKIPMVIRGPGGVGRQLGAEHSQRLEAYFQAVPGLKIVACSTPYNAKGLLKAAIRDDNPVLFFEHVLLYNLKENLPEEEYVLPLDKAEVVRSGKDVTILTYSRMRYHVLQAVKTLEKQGYDPEVIDLISLKPLDFDTIGASIRKTHRVIVVEECMRTGGIGAELTASINDRLFDELDAPVLRLSSQDIPTPYNGNLERLTIVQPEQIVEAVQKMMALRV from the coding sequence ATGGCAGAAACACTATTTTTTAACGCTCTACGGGAAGCTATTGACGAAGAAATGTCCCGCGACTCTAGCGTATTTGTTTTAGGTGAAGATGTAGGACACTACGGCGGTTCTTACAAAGTCACCAAAGACCTATGCAAAAAGTATGGTGATCTGCGAGTATTAGATACCCCTATTGCTGAGAATAGCTTTACTGGGTTGGCTGTAGGTGCTGCAATGACAGGTTTAAGACCGATCATTGAAGGTATGAACATGGGCTTTTTGCTCCTCGCTTTCAACCAAATTTCTAACAACGCGGGGATGTTACGTTATACTTCCGGCGGTAACTTTAAAATTCCAATGGTCATCCGTGGTCCTGGTGGTGTAGGAAGACAGCTAGGTGCAGAACACTCCCAAAGACTAGAAGCATATTTCCAAGCAGTTCCCGGTTTAAAAATTGTCGCTTGTTCCACACCTTACAACGCTAAAGGGTTACTAAAAGCAGCGATCCGCGATGATAACCCAGTGTTATTTTTTGAACACGTTTTACTTTACAACTTAAAAGAAAATCTACCCGAAGAAGAATATGTACTACCCTTGGATAAAGCGGAAGTAGTACGTTCTGGGAAAGATGTTACCATCCTTACTTATTCGCGGATGCGGTATCATGTCCTGCAAGCGGTGAAAACCTTGGAAAAACAAGGATATGATCCAGAAGTTATTGATTTAATATCCCTCAAACCTTTAGATTTTGATACTATTGGCGCTTCAATACGGAAAACTCACCGGGTGATAGTGGTGGAAGAGTGTATGAGAACTGGGGGTATAGGTGCAGAGTTAACCGCATCCATTAATGACAGGTTATTTGATGAATTAGATGCGCCTGTACTGCGGTTGTCTTCCCAAGATATCCCCACACCTTACAACGGTAACTTAGAAAGGTTGACTATTGTGCAACCAGAGCAAATTGTCGAAGCTGTACAGAAAATGATGGCTTTGCGAGTGTAG
- a CDS encoding DUF3800 domain-containing protein produces the protein MRLHKHKNTQRGIIIFDKSTYETTIQSLAIDFRTIGYQWGVIRNFAEVPLFLDSKASRLIQLADIIAYYIFRYFEKGDNTFYSIIEPRFDAEGGIVHGLHIIQ, from the coding sequence ATTAGACTTCATAAACATAAGAATACACAAAGAGGAATTATTATTTTCGATAAATCCACTTATGAGACAACCATTCAATCTCTAGCAATTGATTTTAGAACAATTGGCTACCAATGGGGTGTAATCAGAAATTTTGCTGAAGTACCTTTATTTTTAGACTCCAAAGCATCCAGATTAATTCAACTTGCTGATATAATTGCTTATTATATCTTCCGGTATTTTGAAAAGGGAGATAATACATTTTATTCAATTATTGAACCTAGATTTGATGCAGAAGGTGGTATAGTTCACGGATTGCATATAATTCAATAA
- a CDS encoding ParE family toxin-like protein: MKSATLSSFWDEYKSLDQQVRQSARKAYRLWRENPFHPSLHFKCINNQENIWSVRITRNYRAIGILDGDTITWFWIGSHDDYESFLS; the protein is encoded by the coding sequence ATGAAGTCTGCAACCCTTTCTTCTTTTTGGGATGAATATAAATCTCTTGATCAGCAAGTTAGACAAAGTGCAAGAAAAGCTTATCGGTTATGGAGAGAAAATCCTTTTCATCCGTCTTTGCATTTTAAATGTATTAATAATCAAGAAAATATTTGGTCTGTCAGAATCACTCGTAATTATCGAGCAATTGGGATTTTAGATGGTGATACAATAACATGGTTTTGGATTGGGAGTCATGACGATTATGAGAGTTTTCTTTCATAG
- the prfC gene encoding peptide chain release factor 3, with amino-acid sequence MATELIEELGQAVEQRRNFAIISHPDAGKTTLTEKLLLYGGAIHEAGAVKARRAQKKATSDWMEMEQQRGISITSTVLQFVYNNCQINLLDTPGHQDFSEDTYRTLAAADNAVMLIDAAKGLEPQTRKLFEVCKMRGIPIFTFVNKLDRPGREPLELLDEIEQELGLQTYSVNWPIGMGDRFKGVFDRHQKQIHLFERSAHGSKEALDTIVDLGDSRIEQLLEQDLYHQLKDELELLEGAGGELDLDLVHQGKMTPVFFGSAMTNFGVELFLKYFLDYALKPGIHHSTAGEIPPTYPEFTGFVFKLQANMDPKHRDRVAFVRVCTGKFEKDMTVNHARTGKVVRLSRPQKLFAQERESIDVAYAGDVIGLNNPGVFAIGDTIYTGQKLEYEGIPYFSPELFATLRNPNPSKFKQFQKGVSELREEGAVQIMYSTDEAKRDPILAAVGQLQFEVVQFRLQNEYGVETILDLLPYSVARWVEGGWEALEKVGRVFNTTTVKDSMGRPVLLFRNEWNCQQLQGDHPELKLSAIAPVFSSQQPVE; translated from the coding sequence ATGGCTACTGAACTGATTGAAGAACTAGGTCAAGCGGTGGAACAACGTCGCAATTTTGCGATTATTTCTCACCCTGATGCTGGTAAAACTACGTTAACTGAAAAACTATTATTATACGGAGGTGCTATCCATGAAGCCGGAGCGGTAAAAGCCCGAAGAGCGCAAAAAAAAGCCACTTCTGACTGGATGGAAATGGAACAACAACGGGGTATTTCTATTACCTCTACTGTTTTACAATTTGTCTATAACAATTGTCAAATTAATTTACTTGACACCCCTGGACACCAAGATTTTAGTGAAGACACTTATAGAACTTTAGCAGCAGCAGATAACGCGGTGATGCTGATTGATGCGGCTAAAGGGTTAGAACCCCAAACCCGCAAACTGTTTGAAGTGTGTAAAATGAGGGGTATTCCCATTTTCACCTTTGTGAATAAACTCGACCGTCCGGGAAGAGAACCTTTAGAACTTTTGGATGAGATTGAGCAAGAATTGGGATTACAAACATACTCGGTAAACTGGCCGATAGGTATGGGCGATCGCTTTAAAGGCGTATTTGACCGCCACCAAAAGCAAATCCATTTATTTGAACGCAGCGCCCACGGTAGTAAAGAAGCTCTTGACACTATAGTTGATTTAGGTGATAGCAGAATTGAGCAACTGTTAGAACAAGACCTTTACCATCAACTTAAAGATGAGTTAGAACTATTAGAAGGCGCTGGTGGGGAACTAGATTTAGATTTAGTGCATCAAGGAAAAATGACTCCTGTGTTTTTTGGGAGCGCCATGACTAACTTCGGGGTCGAGTTATTCCTCAAATACTTCTTGGACTACGCCCTCAAACCCGGTATACATCACAGTACCGCTGGCGAAATTCCCCCAACCTACCCAGAGTTTACAGGATTTGTCTTCAAACTCCAAGCTAACATGGACCCCAAACACAGGGATAGAGTTGCTTTTGTCCGGGTCTGCACAGGTAAGTTTGAAAAAGATATGACAGTGAACCACGCCCGCACAGGTAAAGTTGTCCGTCTGTCTCGACCGCAAAAACTTTTTGCCCAAGAGAGAGAATCTATTGATGTCGCTTATGCTGGGGATGTAATAGGTTTAAATAATCCCGGAGTTTTTGCGATTGGCGACACAATTTATACAGGACAAAAGCTGGAATATGAGGGAATTCCTTATTTTTCACCAGAACTTTTTGCCACTCTTAGAAACCCCAACCCATCAAAATTTAAGCAATTTCAAAAAGGTGTTTCTGAATTAAGAGAAGAAGGTGCTGTACAAATTATGTACTCAACAGATGAAGCCAAACGTGATCCAATTTTGGCAGCGGTTGGTCAGTTGCAATTTGAAGTTGTGCAGTTCCGTTTACAAAATGAATATGGTGTAGAAACTATTCTTGATTTATTACCATATAGTGTGGCTCGCTGGGTTGAAGGTGGTTGGGAAGCTTTGGAAAAAGTGGGGCGTGTATTTAACACTACTACAGTTAAAGATAGTATGGGAAGACCAGTTTTATTATTCCGTAATGAATGGAATTGTCAACAATTACAGGGAGACCATCCAGAGTTAAAATTAAGTGCGATCGCTCCAGTATTTTCTAGTCAACAACCAGTGGAATAG
- a CDS encoding M48 family metalloprotease — protein sequence MLSSEKSSLEAGLAALKEGNYYAAITQLLPIANNPEDSDIRLQALVGLVMSYAHTGEISKAIALCRNLIESDNSQVQEWAKVALEHLTKRQKRLKSKSHHQSQNIVNSTQITKAQVSRSNNYTNNIYSTTETTSIYWRQARRAKVWQPLRKYNLIPSRLLALATFMALLWVLRAMLELVMTLTNQILDKLPYVSPLPFLYSDFTTLILVLLLVMLVLSPWLLDWLLTEFYQQQPLSKEILSTYSREAVRITQRTCQLKRWPVPTFQILPIAAPMMFTYGNLPRNARIVVSQGLLEKLTDDEIATIYALGLGQINRWDFGVMSLALLVTLPIYQIYQQASTWANKSEQKIWRWTNTGLSSLCYGIWCLLTGTTLLNSRFRLYASDRQAAEITGNPNGLIRALLKITIGIADDIKKQEHTSWQLESLNILAPVDFKHSLCLGSLAGHLPWESLLIWENSNPYRQWFTINNSHPLLGDRLQRLCKIARHWHLETELHFIYPELLQVKPQSFLLQIAPWLGIPLGLTLAGLFWLAWQSAYTLHLFNLKWIYDDWSFVTGFLMIGFSIGTVMRLNAFFPEIKSLSLDSDEQILQLLTNPSVLPLDSVSIRITGKLLGRRGTSNCLAQDLILQSNIGLVKLHHIPWLELKTTPQELIGRQIIVTGWLRRGATLWIDIQTLETQNGTIINSPHPIFSTVLAVIAQAWGAYIMLTAQSIAG from the coding sequence ATGCTTTCATCTGAAAAATCCTCTTTGGAGGCAGGTTTAGCTGCTCTCAAAGAGGGAAATTACTATGCGGCAATAACTCAATTGTTGCCTATTGCTAACAACCCAGAGGACAGCGATATCCGTTTGCAAGCACTGGTTGGTTTAGTGATGTCTTATGCACATACAGGGGAAATATCAAAGGCGATCGCCTTGTGCAGAAATTTAATTGAAAGTGATAATTCCCAAGTTCAAGAATGGGCAAAAGTTGCACTTGAACATTTAACTAAACGACAAAAAAGACTCAAATCAAAATCACATCATCAATCACAGAATATTGTCAATTCTACTCAAATCACCAAGGCACAAGTCAGCAGATCAAACAATTATACCAATAATATCTATAGTACCACAGAAACAACCAGCATTTATTGGCGACAAGCTAGACGTGCAAAAGTATGGCAACCTCTCCGTAAATATAATTTAATTCCTTCCCGACTATTAGCTTTAGCAACTTTCATGGCTTTGTTGTGGGTATTACGCGCCATGTTAGAGTTGGTAATGACTTTAACAAATCAGATTTTAGATAAACTTCCTTATGTTAGTCCATTGCCATTTTTATATAGTGATTTTACTACATTAATATTAGTCTTATTGTTAGTTATGTTGGTGCTGTCTCCTTGGTTGTTAGATTGGTTACTAACAGAATTTTATCAGCAACAACCTTTATCTAAAGAAATTTTGTCTACCTATAGTCGGGAAGCAGTGAGGATCACACAACGTACTTGTCAGCTAAAACGTTGGCCTGTTCCCACATTCCAGATTTTACCAATAGCAGCACCGATGATGTTCACCTATGGTAATCTACCTCGTAACGCCAGGATTGTTGTCAGTCAGGGACTGTTGGAAAAACTCACTGATGATGAAATAGCTACTATTTATGCTTTAGGTTTAGGACAAATTAACCGTTGGGATTTTGGGGTGATGTCTTTGGCGTTGTTGGTGACTTTACCGATTTATCAAATTTATCAGCAAGCCTCAACTTGGGCAAATAAAAGTGAGCAGAAAATTTGGCGCTGGACTAATACTGGTTTGTCCAGTTTGTGTTATGGTATTTGGTGTTTATTGACCGGTACAACTTTACTTAATTCTCGATTTCGCCTTTATGCGAGCGATCGCCAAGCCGCCGAAATTACAGGTAATCCCAATGGGTTAATTCGTGCTTTACTGAAAATTACCATTGGTATTGCTGATGATATCAAAAAACAAGAACATACCAGTTGGCAATTAGAAAGTTTGAATATTTTAGCCCCAGTAGACTTTAAACACAGCCTTTGTTTAGGTAGCCTTGCCGGTCATCTACCGTGGGAATCATTATTAATATGGGAAAATAGCAATCCTTATCGGCAATGGTTTACTATTAATAATAGTCATCCTTTATTGGGCGATCGCCTACAACGTTTGTGTAAAATCGCCCGTCATTGGCATTTAGAAACAGAACTGCATTTCATTTATCCAGAGTTATTACAGGTTAAACCGCAATCTTTCTTATTACAAATTGCCCCTTGGTTGGGTATTCCTTTGGGTTTGACATTGGCAGGACTGTTTTGGTTAGCTTGGCAAAGTGCATACACCTTGCATTTATTTAACCTGAAATGGATTTATGATGATTGGTCATTTGTGACAGGATTCTTAATGATAGGCTTTAGCATTGGTACAGTCATGCGGCTAAATGCCTTTTTCCCAGAAATCAAATCTTTGAGCTTAGACAGTGATGAGCAAATTTTGCAGCTATTAACAAACCCCTCGGTTTTGCCACTTGATAGCGTCAGCATCCGTATTACTGGTAAACTGTTAGGTCGTCGAGGTACTAGTAACTGTCTAGCCCAAGACCTGATTTTACAATCAAACATAGGTTTAGTGAAACTACATCATATTCCTTGGTTAGAACTCAAAACCACACCCCAAGAATTGATAGGTAGGCAAATTATCGTTACAGGTTGGTTACGAAGAGGGGCAACACTTTGGATCGACATTCAAACCCTAGAAACTCAAAATGGCACAATTATTAATAGTCCCCATCCCATTTTTTCCACTGTTTTAGCCGTCATCGCCCAAGCTTGGGGAGCTTATATTATGCTAACAGCCCAATCTATAGCCGGATAA
- a CDS encoding helix-turn-helix domain-containing protein: MGLVRLRVKEFAAEKGWTLKEVSDRSGIAYTTLKNYAKSPGLASVDVTSLHKLARIFDVMIEDLYEIVKE, from the coding sequence ATGGGTTTGGTGAGGTTGCGGGTTAAAGAATTTGCAGCGGAGAAGGGTTGGACACTAAAGGAAGTTTCTGACCGTTCAGGAATAGCATACACCACGCTGAAAAATTATGCGAAGTCTCCGGGGTTAGCTTCGGTGGATGTGACATCTCTTCACAAGTTGGCACGGATATTTGATGTTATGATTGAAGACTTGTATGAGATAGTCAAGGAATAG
- a CDS encoding serine/threonine-protein kinase: protein MIIWQPGQQINNSRFIIQSILGTGGFGITYKALEPSTGKLYAIKTLNSTMQLREDFGDQQVKFINEALTIKGFDHKYILKVYEVIQEGQLFGVVMEYIDGVTLFKYVQNKGQLSENEALLYIDQIGQALEYIHNKGQLHRDIKPENILLRQNKQEAVLIDFGLTRSLATKSMTNALTEGFAPIEQYRRKGNFGPHTDVYALAATLYYLLTANGLKQEGEICPVPAVNRKYDDEPLPEPKHYNSRISQRVNNAILQGMEIEPEKRTPTALKFRESLGLVIKPVTPLPPPIPTSQPQPRQKQNILTPQSVKTVRLPQRENSSSFLSKIKEIFIPQSSTPQPVNQDYTKLCDLLKAGKWKEADEETRRVMFAVAKREKEGWLDPASILNFPCTDLRTIDQLWLKYSSGKFGFSVQKRIYQGLGGTSQHFNKTWEKFGDQVGWKKKKLLGIIGEDEWLHYKDITFDIKAPEGHLPGGGADGGCWGNPYGHWQGGGSWLVALLSRPDL, encoded by the coding sequence ATGATAATTTGGCAACCAGGACAACAAATAAACAACAGTAGATTTATCATTCAAAGCATTTTAGGTACTGGTGGTTTTGGTATTACCTACAAAGCATTAGAACCCAGCACAGGGAAATTATACGCTATCAAAACTCTCAACTCCACCATGCAACTGCGAGAAGACTTTGGAGATCAACAGGTTAAGTTTATTAACGAAGCATTGACAATTAAAGGATTTGATCATAAATACATTCTCAAAGTTTATGAAGTCATCCAAGAAGGTCAACTTTTTGGGGTGGTGATGGAATATATTGATGGGGTGACTTTATTTAAATATGTGCAAAATAAAGGACAATTATCAGAAAATGAAGCACTATTATATATAGATCAAATTGGTCAAGCGTTAGAATATATCCACAATAAAGGACAGTTACACCGAGATATTAAACCGGAGAATATTCTATTACGACAAAATAAACAAGAAGCGGTGTTAATAGACTTTGGTTTAACTCGCAGTCTCGCTACCAAAAGTATGACTAACGCACTCACCGAAGGTTTTGCACCTATTGAACAATATCGTCGTAAGGGGAATTTTGGACCCCATACAGATGTTTATGCTTTAGCTGCAACTTTATATTATCTCTTAACTGCTAATGGATTGAAACAAGAGGGAGAAATTTGTCCAGTACCAGCAGTCAACCGGAAATATGATGATGAACCTTTACCAGAACCTAAACATTATAATTCTCGTATTAGTCAGAGGGTGAATAATGCTATTTTGCAGGGTATGGAAATAGAACCGGAAAAACGGACTCCAACAGCGTTAAAGTTTCGGGAAAGTTTGGGTTTGGTGATTAAACCTGTGACACCACTACCTCCACCTATTCCTACATCTCAACCACAACCAAGACAAAAGCAAAATATCCTCACACCTCAATCTGTAAAAACTGTTCGTTTACCGCAACGAGAAAATTCTTCTTCTTTCTTATCTAAGATAAAGGAAATTTTCATTCCTCAAAGTTCCACACCTCAACCTGTAAACCAAGATTATACAAAACTGTGTGACTTACTCAAAGCTGGAAAATGGAAAGAAGCGGATGAGGAAACAAGAAGGGTAATGTTTGCGGTTGCAAAACGGGAAAAGGAAGGTTGGTTAGATCCTGCTAGTATTCTTAATTTTCCTTGTACAGACCTCCGCACCATTGACCAATTATGGTTAAAATACAGTAGTGGTAAGTTTGGTTTTTCTGTGCAAAAACGAATTTATCAAGGTTTGGGGGGAACGAGCCAACATTTCAATAAAACCTGGGAGAAATTCGGAGACCAGGTAGGATGGAAAAAAAAGAAGTTATTAGGAATAATAGGAGAAGATGAGTGGTTGCACTACAAAGATATTACTTTTGATATAAAAGCACCAGAAGGCCACCTCCCTGGCGGCGGAGCAGATGGTGGCTGTTGGGGTAATCCTTATGGTCATTGGCAGGGTGGGGGATCTTGGCTGGTGGCTCTTCTCTCGCGTCCAGACTTGTAA
- a CDS encoding DUF4870 domain-containing protein: MYDTDKRKILSALSHGAIFFSTTIVSVGLPIALLIISDDPVVKDNAKESINFHFNVWFYGAILGGLFFLLGWLVLPLIILLPLAGLGYVLHWGLTIFAIISILGNPDTPFRYPFIFRVF, encoded by the coding sequence ATATACGATACCGATAAACGCAAAATATTATCAGCCTTATCTCACGGAGCAATTTTTTTTAGCACCACTATTGTATCTGTAGGTTTACCCATTGCTTTATTAATCATCTCTGATGATCCAGTTGTTAAAGACAACGCCAAAGAATCTATCAACTTCCATTTTAACGTTTGGTTTTATGGCGCAATTTTAGGAGGTTTATTTTTTCTCCTTGGTTGGTTAGTGTTACCATTGATCATATTACTACCACTCGCCGGTTTAGGATATGTGCTACACTGGGGATTAACAATTTTTGCTATCATCAGCATTTTGGGTAATCCTGATACACCCTTTCGTTATCCATTCATCTTCCGAGTTTTTTAA
- a CDS encoding RNA recognition motif domain-containing protein, translating into MSVRLYIGNLPKEEIDRQELQAVFAAEGDAVTTKLIKDRKTGKCRGFGFLTVNNDEQADQIIEKYNGQLFKDAAIKLEKALPRTKGDEGEEQAPKAASQGSSTPAPNTNKERREKGSKKSRRGGGGSRETASTVDSDAIRPDPRWADKLEQLKQMLAAAGS; encoded by the coding sequence ATGTCAGTTCGCCTATACATAGGTAATTTGCCCAAAGAAGAAATTGATCGTCAAGAATTGCAAGCTGTATTTGCGGCTGAAGGCGATGCTGTCACTACTAAACTGATTAAAGACCGCAAAACAGGTAAATGTCGCGGTTTTGGATTTTTAACGGTGAACAATGACGAACAAGCAGACCAAATTATTGAAAAATATAATGGTCAATTGTTTAAAGATGCTGCCATTAAACTAGAAAAGGCATTACCCCGGACTAAAGGTGATGAAGGTGAAGAACAAGCACCCAAAGCTGCTAGTCAAGGTAGTAGCACTCCTGCACCTAATACCAACAAAGAACGCCGTGAAAAAGGATCTAAAAAATCTCGCCGTGGTGGTGGTGGATCTCGTGAGACAGCTAGTACAGTTGATTCAGATGCGATTCGTCCAGATCCCCGTTGGGCTGATAAGTTAGAACAACTCAAACAAATGTTAGCTGCTGCCGGCTCCTGA
- the hemB gene encoding porphobilinogen synthase, with protein sequence MFPTHRPRRLRTHPQLRRMVRETVLTTNDLIYPLFAVPGEGIANEVKSMPGVYQLSIDKIVEEAKEVYDLGIPAIILFGIPEDKDVDATGAWHDCGIVQKATTAVKAAVPDLIVINDTCLCEYTSHGHCGYLTTGDLTGRVLNDPTLELLKKTAVSQAQAGADIIAPSGMMDGFVQAIRAGLDEAGFQDIPIMSYAAKYASAYYGPFRDAADSTPQFGDRRTYQMDPGNSREAIKEIELDIAEGADMLMVKPALAYMDIIWQVKQASNLPVAAYNVSGEYSMVKAAALNGWIDEQRVVMETLTGFKRAGADLILTYHAKDAARWL encoded by the coding sequence ATGTTCCCCACCCATCGTCCTCGTCGTTTACGTACTCATCCCCAACTACGTCGCATGGTACGTGAAACTGTTTTAACAACCAATGATTTAATATATCCTTTGTTTGCTGTTCCCGGTGAAGGTATTGCCAATGAAGTAAAATCTATGCCGGGAGTTTATCAACTTTCCATAGATAAAATTGTTGAAGAAGCAAAAGAAGTTTATGATTTAGGTATTCCTGCTATTATTTTATTTGGCATACCTGAAGATAAAGACGTAGATGCCACCGGCGCATGGCATGATTGTGGTATTGTGCAAAAAGCAACCACCGCAGTTAAAGCAGCAGTTCCTGATTTAATTGTGATCAATGACACTTGTTTGTGTGAATATACAAGTCATGGACATTGTGGTTATTTAACAACTGGTGATTTAACTGGTAGAGTGTTAAATGATCCGACTTTGGAATTATTGAAGAAAACCGCAGTTTCCCAAGCTCAAGCTGGTGCAGATATTATCGCACCTTCAGGAATGATGGATGGTTTTGTGCAAGCTATTCGCGCAGGTTTGGATGAAGCGGGTTTTCAAGATATCCCCATTATGTCCTATGCTGCTAAATATGCTTCCGCTTATTATGGACCATTCCGGGATGCAGCAGACTCCACACCGCAGTTTGGCGATCGCCGCACTTACCAAATGGACCCTGGTAACTCCCGTGAAGCGATCAAAGAAATTGAGTTGGATATTGCCGAAGGTGCTGATATGCTAATGGTAAAACCAGCTTTGGCATATATGGATATTATTTGGCAGGTGAAGCAAGCAAGTAATTTACCTGTGGCGGCTTATAATGTCTCTGGTGAATATTCTATGGTAAAAGCTGCTGCGTTAAATGGTTGGATAGATGAGCAGCGTGTGGTGATGGAAACTTTGACTGGTTTTAAACGTGCTGGTGCTGATTTGATTTTAACTTACCACGCTAAAGATGCGGCTCGGTGGTTGTAA
- the secD gene encoding protein translocase subunit SecD: MEKQRSLLALIIVLVIAAVTVIATIPVPLGLDLRGGSQLTIQVKPSEEIKEITERELEAVKKVVEGRINGLGVSEPVIQTVGTDKILVQLPGVNDPEQAEKVLGGTAQLEFRTQKPDTETQILALQVSRRELKAKQEELRKSNDKEAIAKNQEDLQKNNQAIAELFASTDPPLTGKYLKDAYGEPTQGNNWNVVLRFDPKGGELFADLTKRLAGTGRTIGIFLDNELISSPTVGVEFAATGITGGSAIITGRFQAEEANNLGVQLRGGALPVPVEIAERRTVGATLGQDSIQSSIYAGIGGLILVLIFMVVYYRLPGLIADVSLVIYSLLTWATFALLGVTLTLPGIAGFILSIGMAVDANVLIFERTREELRAGKSLYRSVESGFYRAFSSILDSNVTTWIACAALFWLGSGLVKGFALTLALGVAVSMFTAITCSRTLMFIAISIPSWRKTELYCPNLTAANKTEVAR; encoded by the coding sequence ATGGAAAAACAGCGATCGCTATTAGCGTTAATTATAGTGTTGGTAATCGCCGCAGTTACGGTGATTGCCACAATTCCTGTACCCTTGGGGTTAGACTTGCGGGGGGGTTCACAGCTTACTATTCAGGTGAAACCCAGTGAGGAAATTAAGGAAATTACCGAAAGAGAATTAGAAGCGGTAAAGAAAGTAGTTGAAGGTCGTATTAACGGTCTAGGCGTTTCCGAACCTGTAATTCAAACCGTGGGTACTGATAAAATTTTAGTGCAGTTGCCTGGAGTCAATGACCCAGAACAGGCAGAAAAGGTACTAGGGGGTACAGCACAGTTAGAATTTCGGACTCAAAAGCCGGATACAGAAACTCAAATACTTGCGTTGCAAGTATCACGCAGAGAACTAAAAGCTAAACAGGAAGAATTAAGAAAGAGCAACGATAAAGAAGCGATCGCTAAAAATCAAGAAGATTTGCAGAAAAATAACCAAGCGATCGCCGAATTATTTGCCAGCACTGATCCACCATTAACTGGTAAATACCTCAAAGATGCCTATGGTGAACCCACCCAAGGTAATAATTGGAATGTTGTCCTGCGCTTCGATCCCAAAGGTGGTGAACTATTTGCAGACTTGACTAAAAGGTTAGCAGGAACAGGTCGCACTATCGGTATTTTTCTTGACAATGAATTAATTAGTTCTCCCACAGTAGGAGTAGAATTTGCTGCCACTGGGATCACAGGCGGTTCTGCTATCATTACAGGACGTTTCCAAGCAGAAGAAGCCAATAATTTAGGTGTACAGTTACGAGGAGGCGCGTTACCCGTACCTGTAGAAATTGCCGAAAGAAGAACAGTAGGTGCAACTTTGGGGCAAGATAGTATTCAAAGCAGTATTTACGCTGGTATCGGTGGTCTAATTTTAGTCTTAATCTTTATGGTGGTTTATTACAGACTACCAGGATTGATTGCCGATGTATCTCTAGTGATTTACTCTCTTTTAACCTGGGCTACCTTTGCGTTATTAGGCGTTACCCTCACCTTACCAGGAATTGCTGGATTTATCCTCAGTATTGGTATGGCGGTAGATGCTAACGTACTGATTTTTGAGCGCACCAGGGAAGAATTAAGAGCCGGTAAATCTTTATATCGTTCTGTGGAATCTGGTTTTTACCGAGCATTTTCCAGTATTTTAGATAGTAATGTTACTACCTGGATTGCTTGCGCTGCTCTATTTTGGTTAGGTTCTGGGTTAGTTAAAGGTTTCGCCCTCACCTTAGCTTTAGGGGTAGCTGTGAGTATGTTTACTGCCATTACCTGTAGTCGTACCTTGATGTTTATAGCAATTTCCATTCCCTCTTGGCGGAAAACAGAACTTTACTGTCCTAACTTGACAGCAGCAAATAAGACAGAGGTGGCTAGATGA